aagcgtggacattttcgaaaCCACTATTCACCCctgaagttgtccacgtggtatgtggacagcccttaATAAGAAAATGTTTAGCAGCCACAATTAAATCATGATCCGGAATATTCACGAGatattcgagatgcattaataaGCCTGCCCATTCGCTGTTGTTTAATCCATTACAAAACGTGCTTCAATATCTTGGCCCAGAAAACACACCTATTCGGTCCCAGAATCGAAGTCAGCTCAAGCatattttttatccctttttgtttattttaggctcattagcattttagctgtaacagagccgaatttcaatcgtgtacatgtcacatgtttatcatatctataattagcacattacacagttgccatataggcgtaagagttttcgttccgttcttccattatccagttagaccggacagcggagacagttgattgatcattgttgagttatttatagaacagcagcccgatgtgtcttgcagagcagagcagttgtatggatgaatcgatcttatttcgacggtggatcgatctccatcgctgatgattgttgcgtggacgtagttattctgtaacaacacaaagatggtcaatgagggccctgagttttgaactcacgatcgatcgcttactaaaggcagatttagacgatgccagtcagcgctctagttgaagtatccagtgaacagagaacagacactctgttcaagttacttgtaccagtatcgaacaagtaattggcctctaacttgaacagagtgtctgttctctattcactggatacttcaactagagcgctgactggcatcgtctaaatcagccttaagcgaacgcgcaaccaatgtagttacggagaccccccagCTCAAGCATATAGGGATGCGTAGATTTTTTgggaataaaaattgaattttgttacgtaacgattaTGGCTACCATAATCTGGTACCGATCCGaacgaatttgtatgaatttgtattagaataatagattccccttatacggcttttcgctttgtgGCCAACTTTCGTGGAAcgaatctaggccgtaaagcgaggtatgggtgtataacACGGTGCAAGTGAAACGTTAGTTACTGTGCTCACCGTCCATCCACTCTAGGCGCTTCCttttcgaaaatcgaacatcGTGCAACGCACATCAAAACAAACTTTGACAGTTCGCTTTGGTCCCATCTTCGCAGTACTGTTTTTCTTATGATACTACCAATCGGCAGCTAATTTCCATCGAGGAGTGCTCAACACTatcttccaatttcttcccgaaaCGATCGAAAATGCTCTCGAACGCTGTCAAATCCATCACTCAGCGAGGATTGCTAGGGTGTCTGGTAAGTATAGGTCAACACCTGCACCACTATCAAGTAGCATTCGTGCAATCATTCATTTTTGCACTTTCCTGTGACGTTTCCACTgtccggaacaaaaaaaaaatcgatgcaaaagTGATTGCATAACAAAACTTTCGTTCTCGGTTTAGTTGCAAACTATCAGCTGTTTGTAGTCGTACACTAAAGGTCAGAGATAGAGAGCTCCCAGGCTCTCATAGTGTCACAATGGGACTGATGAAGTGGGTCAAAGCGCTATTTCGACCTAATAATTTTCAACCTGTTTCGAAAGCAGCTGAAGGCGCTGGGGCAGTGAAGGTGGAAATTGTCTATAATTATTGTTTGTTAAGATGCGCTGTGAATAATAAATTCTGATATAATGTCTgtctaaatttattttattgcagAGAGTTCTTTCAGCTCAACCGCAAAGCAGTGGATATGCCACCGAAGCAACATTCGAGACCAGGGTGAGTTCGCAcgaaaacattattttcttctCTATATTCAGTCCATTTCGTTTTTCCCCTCCATGACAGGCCTACAAGTTGCACCACCTGGATAACGGCCCGGCGACCACCGTCTGTGTAAATCGCGATGAAGCGTTGAAATACTATGGCCAGATGTACACAATCCGTCGGATGGAAACGGCCGCCGGCAATCTGTACAAGGAGAAAATCATCCGAGGATTCTGTCATCTGTATTCCGGCCAGGAGGCGTGCGCCGTTGGTATGCGTGCGGCTATGCGTCCGGAGGATTCCTGCATCACTGCCTACCGCTGCCACGGATGGACCTATCTGATGGGTGTTTCCATCCAAGGTGTTCTCGCTGAACTTACCGGAAGGCAGAGTGGCTCTGCTCGGGGAAAGGGTGGCAGTATGCATATGTACGCAAAGAACTTCTACGGGGGCAATGGCATAGTCGGTGCGCAGGTCCCGCTGGGAGTTGGTATTGCTTTCGCTGCAAAGTACAACGGAACGAACGGGGTTTGCATTGCCGCCTAtggagatggtgctgccaatcaGGGTCAAATATTCGAAGTTTACAACATGGCCAAGCTGTGGAAGGTGCCATGTATATTCGTGTGTGAGAATAACGGTTATGGCATGGGAACCAGTGTGGAACGTGCTTCGGCCAATGTAAACTATTACACCAGAGGAGACACCGTTCCTGGCATTTGGGTCGATGGCATGGATGTGTTGGCAGTCCGGGAAGCTACCCGTTTCGCCATTGAGCATTGCAACAGTGGAAACGGCCCAATCGTTCTGGAAACTGCTACCTACCGTTACTCGGGTCATTCCATGTCCGATCCTGGTACAAGCTATCGCTCCCGAGACGAAATTGCCGAGGTTCGTCAAACTCGCGATCCGATTACCTCATTCCGGGAGAAAATTATTACTGCCGAACTGGCTAACATCGATGAACTCAAAACAATCGAAGCCAAGATCCGATCGGAGGTTGATGCTGCCACAAAAGCTGCCAAAGCGGAGAAGGAAATTTCGGTCGATGAGCTGTGCGCGGACATTTACGCTAAGCCGGACAATACGAGCGCCATCCGAAGCACAATACCTCACGCCGAGTTGACCCACAAGCGCCTCGGTCAGGCTGTCAACCTGTAAAACCCGCGACATTAAGGAAGCTCAACTGCCAATCAATCGGACAGTATAAAGAAAAAACAAGTCATACCTAAAATCTCACGCAAAACTGAACTGTTTCATTTATTTAACTAAAAGCGAAAAACACGAAAGACATCAGGACATGTAATCATGCCAACATCGACAAAAAAAACCATTCTTACGCAACACAAGACGGGTTATTTGTggcatttaattttttgtcgTTCATTTGTTGTCCCCATAATGCAAATAAATCTCATTCAAAATGGAACCTAAAATTCCATTCGTCTTCGACAGTCCGAAGCTGCCGAATGTAAGGTTGTTCACTTACGGAAGTTCCTTATATGCAAATAGTGACATCGGagaactttcgacaagttcatTGAATTTTAAACAAACAGAAggaaaattaatgctcacaTCAGTTGAGTTGGTGCTTTCAAACCATCTGGCGTTAAGCTGAGAGGAACATGGACtgatataaattgatgttgattcacACTACTCTTTAGTTCAATGCAGCAGTTCCTGTCCAAGTAGATTTCACTACTCGCAAAAGACCCTGGGATGTCCTTACGTGACGAGTAAACCGTTCGGCTTAATGTGGTACTAATTCTGCTTCATCGATTTCGGAGTTTGCGAACTCAATATATTCTGCGTTGAGTGAATATGCGTCGATCGCTAGATTATTCCACATatcagctaacgattcccctgcatacttaaaatgtttcgtttccagttgagatccctcatgatcatgaggaaGTATTGAACCTATTAACTCCCGGGGAAGAGGAGCTATCCGACGTTCAACGATTGAAAGCACTGCGTCCTGAAGCGTTTGTAGTAACGGGTATTGgatcaagattcaattgattaaaatgataaatCGAAAATATCTTTGTAAAACAGGTTCTCGTCTGATTCTCCATCCACATTATTACTGACACCTGGCTTGATTATTTCTTGAAGCTgaataatctcgaattcaggcagctcaCTCACCCTTTTGAAAACGAGCCCatgagaaaatgcgttcaaaGAACAGTGCCTGCAATGATATCTTTTTAAAATGTTTCAGCATGACCAAGGTGCCCTAGCATTCTGCGATAACAGACGGAATAAGCTTTTGTTTAACAGCCATGACGAAATCAGGATCTGTGTTTTAAGTCTtagcttttttttcaaaaaatctgtattgaaatctgtattaggtTCATAGGTCCAATTTGTAAGCATAATGTTAGCATTAGTTGATTGGCATGGTTATTATTGATTAGAGGAAGTTGATGATACCCACGTAAACCCACGCATAgcatatacgagggtcgttcaaaaaatatgtttcagtgcctcagaaatcgcggaaaaataaagtt
The Toxorhynchites rutilus septentrionalis strain SRP chromosome 2, ASM2978413v1, whole genome shotgun sequence genome window above contains:
- the LOC129770291 gene encoding pyruvate dehydrogenase E1 component subunit alpha type II, mitochondrial-like isoform X1, translating into MGLMKWVKALFRPNNFQPVSKAAEGAGAVKRVLSAQPQSSGYATEATFETRAYKLHHLDNGPATTVCVNRDEALKYYGQMYTIRRMETAAGNLYKEKIIRGFCHLYSGQEACAVGMRAAMRPEDSCITAYRCHGWTYLMGVSIQGVLAELTGRQSGSARGKGGSMHMYAKNFYGGNGIVGAQVPLGVGIAFAAKYNGTNGVCIAAYGDGAANQGQIFEVYNMAKLWKVPCIFVCENNGYGMGTSVERASANVNYYTRGDTVPGIWVDGMDVLAVREATRFAIEHCNSGNGPIVLETATYRYSGHSMSDPGTSYRSRDEIAEVRQTRDPITSFREKIITAELANIDELKTIEAKIRSEVDAATKAAKAEKEISVDELCADIYAKPDNTSAIRSTIPHAELTHKRLGQAVNL
- the LOC129770291 gene encoding pyruvate dehydrogenase E1 component subunit alpha type II, mitochondrial-like isoform X2, with amino-acid sequence MLSNAVKSITQRGLLGCLRVLSAQPQSSGYATEATFETRAYKLHHLDNGPATTVCVNRDEALKYYGQMYTIRRMETAAGNLYKEKIIRGFCHLYSGQEACAVGMRAAMRPEDSCITAYRCHGWTYLMGVSIQGVLAELTGRQSGSARGKGGSMHMYAKNFYGGNGIVGAQVPLGVGIAFAAKYNGTNGVCIAAYGDGAANQGQIFEVYNMAKLWKVPCIFVCENNGYGMGTSVERASANVNYYTRGDTVPGIWVDGMDVLAVREATRFAIEHCNSGNGPIVLETATYRYSGHSMSDPGTSYRSRDEIAEVRQTRDPITSFREKIITAELANIDELKTIEAKIRSEVDAATKAAKAEKEISVDELCADIYAKPDNTSAIRSTIPHAELTHKRLGQAVNL